Proteins encoded by one window of Peptostreptococcaceae bacterium:
- a CDS encoding FeoB-associated Cys-rich membrane protein: MGQILTFIIAGAILIYASYIIWKNFVRVKKGQCPGGCGTCGKSCAYRDEDIKDGHAKDDEI, translated from the coding sequence ATGGGTCAGATACTTACATTCATAATAGCCGGTGCAATTCTCATATATGCCTCTTATATAATATGGAAAAATTTTGTGAGGGTAAAAAAGGGACAGTGCCCGGGAGGCTGCGGAACATGCGGCAAGAGCTGCGCATACAGAGACGAGGATATTAAAGATGGCCATGCAAAAGATGATGAAATATAG